The sequence below is a genomic window from Nitrospiria bacterium.
GGAGAGAATGTCCCGCAGCAATGGCCACAATGAGGATTGGGGTAAGGGTTTGCGTCCAGGGATCCAAGGGAACCCGGAACATTCCCATCAAACCGATTGCCCAAATCACACTCATTAGCGCGGTGAAAATCGGGATAATCATCCCTTGAAAACTCCGAAAGGAGAAATAAAGGACAATCATAATCACAAAAAAGGCCAACGGGAAAACAACCCGATTCATCAGTGAGGTGTCTGCCTCTAAGAAGGCTAACGCCACAGGGAGACCTCCGATATGAATTTCCACCGTTGAATCTTTTTCTTTGCTTACGAGTTGGGAGAGGTTTGCATAAATCGTGGAATCACTGATATACCAGTTTTCTCCCTGGTCCGCCCATTGCTTCCAGGAGTCTTCCCCACCCTCAACCTTCTCTTGTGCAGGGGTCTGCCATTTTTTCCATGAGGGTTCTTCCCCTTGGCTTTCTGCTTCGGAGGCTAATTTTTCTTTCGAAGGAGGCTCTTTTTTTTGACCTCCTCCCCAGGTTTCCTCGTTCTGGGTTATTCCACCGGCTCCATTCTCTTTTGAATCAGGTTGGGTCTCTTGGGTTGGATTTTCCTGTTGCCATTTCTTCCAAGGTTCTTCTTTTTGTTCATGGGGCTCCCCTTGGGGTTCACTCTCCGCTTTCCCTTGCCATTTTTCCCAGGGTTTTTCCGGAGAAACATCCCCTTTGCCGTCTGCCGGATATTTTTCTCCATCAGGTTGAACCCCGCCCTCGTTTTCGTTCCCCCCCCGGGCCCAAAACTCCTCTAAAGCGGCACCGCCTTGAAAATCCGTAATGATGGCCGCCGCCCGCCCATCGGGAGAAACCAAACTTCCAACGTATAAATCATTATCAAAAATATTGTCCCGAAGCTCTTTCATTTCTTTATCATTTTCCGGAACTTTCTCCATCAAGCGTTTGATCTCCAATCCCTGGGGACTTGCTATGATGGCTTTGATTTTCCGGTCGGCAATGCTGACCACATTTTCTTCCAAAATTCCGGGAACTTCTTTAACTCCTTCCGTAATCCGTTTAATCTTCCCCAGAATGTTAGGGTTAAAAATATCCCCTTCTTTGGCCACCACACCAATCACCACCACACGGCTTCCCCCAAAACGACGCTCAATTTCATTGTTCAATTTCACATAGGGATGGCCTTGAGGAAGGATTCTTTTAGGATCTAAAACTTTTTCAAGATTTCGAAACTGAAAAGCAAACAGGAGAGTCACCCCCACCACGCCCAGGATAATCCAAATGGGATGGCGGACAATAAACGTTACGTATTGCTTAATCATTTTCTTTTCACCCCACGCTTAAAAAATTGTCCATGTCAACCGGGTACCATCGACCAGACCCGCTTTATGAAAAAAAATGCTCAGGGTCCTCCTGCAAGGGCAGAGGGATTAAAAGGAATATTTAATTTCCGCAAATACACGATCTTGATTGCGAAAAAACCCTACGAAACGAAACTCACCAGGGCCATTTCCGCTTTCAGGCCCCTCAAAAAAATCAGCACCTACCGTAGCCAGGAGGTGATCTGTCATTTGATATCGGATTTTGGGACGGATCACAAACTCAGTATAGGCGGTGAAGTAAAGCATTAGCATTTCAATCACCCAACGTTTATATAAAAGCTCCCTCCTTAAAAAGAGGCTAAAAGCCGATTCAAAGGGTTTCTGCAAAATGGCAGACTGATGATCGGGAATGATTTGCTGGGAGAATTGAAGAGAGACATCAGTCTCACCCATCGAAAAATCCACCAAAAAACCGTATTTAAAAAGATCCCGTTCGATTTCATTTTCGGAAAGACTGCTGGGATCAGGCTCTGTTCCAAAGAATTTTCCCGTCACATAAGCCCCTTCCCCTCCAATGACAACCCCGCCAAAACTTTTGGAATAGGACAAGCCCCAAATTTTAACCCGGGAATAGCGCGGGGTAAAATTGACACTGTCCAAATTTCCCCCAAAACCAAACACACTTCGAAATGCCGCCGGAAAGTCATCCCAGGTATAGAAAAAACTAAAAGCCCCGTCACCTCCCCACATATCCCGGGAAAGGCGAATTCCAATTTCCGTATTTTCCAACGTTAGGGGAGGCTCTGAGATACTGGGGGGAAGTTGAAATTCTTCCCATTCACTTCCCGCAGGAGCAGGTTTATGAAACCGGAGATCTGGGATCCAAATGACCTGGGTATTCCAATCATCGCCAAAATATTCCCCCTTCAAAAGCCATAACGCCCGATACCGGTCCTCCACCCCCTTTAAAATAAACTCTTTAAAATCCAAAGGATTAATTTCATCGGTGATCCGAAATCCCTCTAGAATTCCCCATCGTACGATCTGTTTTCCGATCCTGAAATCGATTCGAGAGGTCGTTATATCCGCATACCCCTCCTTCAGGTCAATCCCGCTGTCAGTTAGATCAAACGTCTCCCCGGTCGTATCCTCCCTTCCCCGAATGGTGTCCTCTTTTTTTAAACTATAAATTCCGTCAAAAAAAGCACGCCCAATTCCAGTCAAACGCACGCTGGGTAGAAGCGCGTATTGGGTCTGAAGCTCAAAAATATTTAAAACCTTTGTGAAGGTGGCGGTGTGTCCAAAGCGAAAGGCCGTTTCATTCTTAAAAAATCCTCCATATTGGAGTGGGAAGGTTCCTTTTGAACCCTCTTCGGAGGCCATGAGTGGGGTAGGTATAATTTCAATAAATAAAATAATCCATAGGATAGGAAAAAATAAACGGACCCAACCAAGATCCAGCCCCAGCAACTATTTTCTCAACCCTCTTTTTAAAACCCTATCTTTAAAATCTTCGTCCTTCAACCCATTATCGAGTTGGAGGTCGCTGATTTCATATATGGTTTTATGGTTTTTTTGAACATTGGTCACTTCCATTTTTTGGTAGACCAAGGCTTTTCCAATTTTTTTCCACTCTAAAGTCTGAGTCTTCAGTAAATCCATTTTGACATCATAATAATCAATTTTTAACGTGCGAAAATCCTTTTTGGAAATCCAAACCAGCTTTTTCCCGTAAATGCCACCTTCCTCTTTGGGCACACTTTCAATCACATAACAGGATTCCCCTTTCAAAAGGTCCTCTTTCACAAACCGATGTGCATCCTCATCCAACCGTCTTTGTCCCATATCCCCAAAAGTTAGGTCAGAACCCATAAAAGCATCGTTTTGGTCCCGGGTACTCAATTGACGGACCGTTCGCAGGCTTGGAAGATAAAGCCAAAGACCATCGGGTTTCCCCGTCTCCGAATAATCCCAAATTAAAAAACCAACTCCCTTGGCATCAGGGGGAAATTCGGTGAAAAAAAGGGTCTTACTATCAAACCCATCCTTTCCACCATAATGTTTCCAATACCGCTGAGTCATAATTTTTCGCTCTTCACCGTCCTTATTGATTAACCGAAGCGTAACCATGGAAATCTGATCTTCCCCCCCATAGAGATTCCGAGCCTTCTCCATGATGTCCATTCCGGACAGTTTGTCGGCCCCCCGAACCATTTCCGGGATTGATAGAAAAAGCCCAATGATTAAAACCAGCATTCCGATCGGTTCGAAGATTTTTTTCATTCCCTCGGTCTCCTTTTTATTGGGTCCATTGCACACACCACCGATGACCCTTTCATATTAAACAAAGGTCAATTCTGATAAAACTCAAACAGGCAATTCTTAGGAATTCTGTTATTTCCACAACCCATTAAAAAACATCCATTGAAACCCTTTCTCATCCCCAAAGGCCCTTCTCCCATTAGAGCAAAACCCATGCCCTAAAAGAAAAAAGAG
It includes:
- a CDS encoding DUF1302 family protein, translated to MLGLDLGWVRLFFPILWIILFIEIIPTPLMASEEGSKGTFPLQYGGFFKNETAFRFGHTATFTKVLNIFELQTQYALLPSVRLTGIGRAFFDGIYSLKKEDTIRGREDTTGETFDLTDSGIDLKEGYADITTSRIDFRIGKQIVRWGILEGFRITDEINPLDFKEFILKGVEDRYRALWLLKGEYFGDDWNTQVIWIPDLRFHKPAPAGSEWEEFQLPPSISEPPLTLENTEIGIRLSRDMWGGDGAFSFFYTWDDFPAAFRSVFGFGGNLDSVNFTPRYSRVKIWGLSYSKSFGGVVIGGEGAYVTGKFFGTEPDPSSLSENEIERDLFKYGFLVDFSMGETDVSLQFSQQIIPDHQSAILQKPFESAFSLFLRRELLYKRWVIEMLMLYFTAYTEFVIRPKIRYQMTDHLLATVGADFFEGPESGNGPGEFRFVGFFRNQDRVFAEIKYSF
- a CDS encoding outer membrane lipoprotein-sorting protein; the encoded protein is MKKIFEPIGMLVLIIGLFLSIPEMVRGADKLSGMDIMEKARNLYGGEDQISMVTLRLINKDGEERKIMTQRYWKHYGGKDGFDSKTLFFTEFPPDAKGVGFLIWDYSETGKPDGLWLYLPSLRTVRQLSTRDQNDAFMGSDLTFGDMGQRRLDEDAHRFVKEDLLKGESCYVIESVPKEEGGIYGKKLVWISKKDFRTLKIDYYDVKMDLLKTQTLEWKKIGKALVYQKMEVTNVQKNHKTIYEISDLQLDNGLKDEDFKDRVLKRGLRK